CGCACGCGGACCGCGGGCCGCGCCGACACCCCCTTCCTCCTGCGCCTCGACCGCGGCGGTGAGATCGTCGACCTCACCGCACGCGCGGTGATCGACGCCTCGGGCACGTACACCACCCCGAACCCGCTCGCCTCCTCGGGCCTCGACCCCCTGGGCGCGGCCGAGGTGTCCGACCGCATCCTCCACGCCCTCCCCGACGTCGCCGGCCGCGATCGCGCTCGGTTCGCCGGCCGCGACGTCACGGTCGTGGGCGCCGGGCACTCCGCGGCGAACACCCTCATCGCCCTGGCGACCCTGGCCGACGAAGAGCCCGACACCCGCGTGACGTGGCTGATCCGCAACGCCGGCGCCGTCCGCGTCACCACCTCCCCCGACGACGAGCTCACCGACCGGGCCCGTCTCGGGTCGCGGGTCGACGCGCTCGTCGACAGCGGCCGCATCCGCCGCATCGACTCGTTCGAGATCTCGCGGGTCGTCGCGCACGAGGGCGGCATCCGCCTGCTGGGGACCCGCCGCGGCGAGGCCGCCCTCCACGACACCGACCTCGTCGTCGCCGCGACCGGGTTCCGACCCGACCTCGCCATGCTCCGCGAGATCCGCCTCGACCTCGACGAGATCGTCGAAGCACCTCGACGCCTCGCCCCGCTCATCGACCCGAATGTCCACACCTGCGGCACGGTCGAGCCCCACGGATTCGCCGAGCTGCGGCATCCCGAACCCGGCTTCTTCCTCGCGGGCATGAAGTCCTACGGCCGGGCGCCGACGTTCCTCCTCGCGACCGGATACGAGCAGGTGCGCTCGATCGTGGCATGGGTCGCCGGCGACATGGCCGCGGCGACAACGGTGGCCCTCACCCTGCCGTCGACCGGCGTCTGCTCGACCGACCTCGGGGGTTCGTGCTGCTGATGATCTCGGTTCGGGCGATGACGGCGGCGGACTGGCCGCGCGTGGAGGCGATCCTCGCCGAGGGCATCGCCGAGGGCGAGGCCACCTTCGAGAGCACGGTTCCCTCGTGGGAGCAGTTCGACGGCGGCAAGGTCGCGCATCCCCGCCTCGTCGCAGAACGGGACGGAAGGGTGGTCGGGTGGGTGGCCGCGTCGCGCGTCTCCGCGCGCGAGGTGTATCGGGGCGTCATCGAGCACTCGGTGTACGTCGACTCCGCGGCCCGGGGGTTCGGAATCGGCATCGCTCTGCTCGAGGAGTTCCTGGATGCCGCCGACCAGGCCGGGTTCTGGACGGTGCAGTCGAGCATCTTCCCCGAGAACGTCGCCAGCCTGCGTCTGCACGAGCGCGCCGGGTTCCGGATCGTCGGTACCCGTGAGCGGATCGCGCGGTCGACGAACGGTCCGCACGCCGGCCAGTGGCGGTCGACGGTGTTCCTCGAGCGCCGCTCGCGCCGCAACGGCCGCTGAACGTCTCTCGCGACCTCGCAGCCGCCTCCCCCGTCGCCGCTCGTCGGCGCATAGACTGCCGTCTATGAGTGCGGGGAAGGATGACGCGGGACTGGCCCTGCTGGCCGACCCGACCCGCGCCCGGATCCTGCGGATGATGCGCGACAGCGCCGACGGGCGCGTCCTCGTCGGGCGCCTGGCCGAGGCGCTGCGCCTGCGCCAGCCCACGGTCAGCCACCACATGGCCGCCCTCCACGCCGAGGGCATCGTCCGCCGGGAGAAGGACGGCAGGCGGGTCTGGTACTCCCTCGACCCGGCGCACGAGGAACGCGTGAGCGCCCTCCTGGGCCCGGCGCCGGACGCGTCGGGCGAGGCCGACCTGTCCCGCGTCATCGACGACCTGACGGCCCGCTATCGCGGGGTGTTCAGTCCCGAGACCGTGACCCGCTACGTCACCGACAGCCACCGTATGCTCACCGCGGCGGGGCGGCCGGCGCTCGAAGCCTCCCGCACGGCCGCGTTCGCGGCATCCCGGCTCGACGATCTGACCCGCATCGAGGGCCGTGCACCCGACCGACCCTCCGTCCTGTTCGTGTGTGTGCAAAACGCCGGTCGTTCGCAGATCGCGGCCGGAATCCTCCGCCAGCTCGCCGGCGACCGGGTCGTCGTCCGGACGGCGGGATCCGCCCCCGCCGCAGATGTGCGCTCCTCGATCGTCCACGCCCTCGATGAGATCGGGGTGCCGCTCGGCGGTGAGTTCCCGAAGCCCCTGAGCGACGAGGCGGTACGGGCCGCGGACTGGGTGATCACGATGGGATGCGGCGACGCCTGCCCGGTCTACCCCGGGCGCCGTTACCTCGACTGGGAGATCGAAGATCCGGTCGGCAAGCCCGCCGCCACCGTCCGACGCATCCGGGACGACATCGAGTCCCGTGTGCGCGGCCTGCTCTCCGAGCTGCCGGTGACCGCGGCCTAGGCAATTGATAGATGCTGGTCTATGCTTTTCTCAACCACGAGAAAGGGAGGACCGGATGTCCGACAAGCCCACCGTCCTGTTCGTCTGCGTCCACAACGCCGGAAGGTCGCAGATGGCGGCCGGATTCCTCCGCGAGCTGGGGGGCGATCGCGTCGAGGTGCTCTCCGCCGGGTCCGCACCTAAGGACCAGATCAACCCCGTCGCCGTCGAGGCGATGGCCGAAGAGGGCATCGACATCGCCGGGCAGCAGCCGAAGGTGCTCACCGTCGAGGCCGTGAAGGAGTCCGACGTCGTCATCACGATGGGCTGCGGCGACGCGTGCCCGATCTTCCCCGGCAAGCGCTACGAGGACTGGGAGCTCGAAGACCCGGCCGGTCAGGGCATCGACGCCGTCCGTCGCATCCGCGACGACATCCGCGGCCGGATCGAGAACCTGCTCTCCGAACTCACTCCTGCAAGCGCGTCATGAGCGTCGCATCCGGGATGAACGGGCTGCTGTCCAACGAAGCGGTCCTCCACCGCGCCGCACAGCGCCTCGCGCAGAGCTTCACCGGCATGGTGAACGAAGAGACCGTCGAACGCGTGGTGTTCGAGTCGTACGCGGCGCTCGCACGGACTGCGACGGTGTCCAGCCACCTCCCGAGCGTCACGGAGAAGTTCGCCCGCGACCGGCTGACGGCGCTCGCGCAGTCGAAGGGCCTCATCGCGAAGCCCGTTCCGGAGATCCTGTACGTCTGCGTGCAGAACTCCGGACGATCGCAGATGGCGGCGGCGCTCACCCGCCACCTGGCCGGCGAACGTGTGCACGTGCGGTCGGCAGGCTCTCAGCCGGCCGCCGAGATCAACGCGCAGGTCGTCACCGTGCTGGCCGAGATCGGCGTCGAGGTCGGCGACGAATTCCCCAAGCCCCTGACGGACGACGTCGTGCGCGCCGCCGACGCCGTCGTCACGATGGGCTGCGGCGACGCCTGCCCCCTGTACCCGGGCAAACGGTACCTCGACTGGCAGCTCGCCGACCCGGCCGACCTCGACCTGGACGACGTCCGCCGGGTGCGCGACGATGTCCGCGCGCACGTCGAGCAGCTGCTCGGCGAGCTCGTTCCCGGTCTCGCGGCGACCCCGTCGTGACCACCGAACTGCCCGACACCGCACCCGGTCCCGCTCCGACGGTCGACGGCGTGCGCCCTGCCGTAGGGCGGCGCGCGCTGGCCGAGTTCCTCGGCACGGGACTGCTGGTCGCCGTCGTCGTCGGCTCAGGCATCGCGGCGCAGCGGCTCTCGGATGACGTCGGGCTCCAGCTGCTGGAGAACTCCTTCGCCACCGCGCTCGGCCTCGGCGTCCTCATCCTGCTGTTCGCACCGGTCTCGGGCGCGCACTTCAACCCTGTGGTCTCGCTCACCGACGCCCTCCTCGGCCGCGCGGACCGCTCCGGGCTGAGCCCCCGCACACTCGGCGTGTACCTGGTGGCTCAGGCGGCCGGCGGAATCGGGGGCGCGATCCTGGCGAACGCGATGTTCGACGTCCAGACGTCGATCTCCACCACCGACCGAGCCACCCCGGCGACCCTCCTCGCAGAGGTCGTCGCGACGGCAGGGCTGGTGATGCTCATCGCAGGCCTCACCAGGACGCAACGGACCATCCCCGTGATCGCCACCTCGGTCGGTGCGTACATCGGTGCGGCGTACTGGTTCACCAGCTCGACCTCCTTCGCCAATCCGGCGGTCACCCTCGGGCGCATCTTCACCGATACGTTCGCAGGCATCGCACCGGTGTCGGCGATGTGGTTCGCCGGCGCCCAGCTCGTGGGTGCGATCGTGGCGATGGGCCTCATCGCCCTGCTCTTCCCCGCCGAACCCCGGGGCGCAACGGCATCGCACACGCGGTGATCCACCCCCGCACGGGCGACCGCGCGCACGGCGACCGACGTTGCGCCGATCGCCGTGCGAATTGTCATTGCGCGTCGAAGGGGGACGGGCCCAGCTCGTCGAGAAGCTGCGCCATCTTGGCGTAGGCCCGGTTGCGATACGCGATGAGCTCGGCGATCCGTTCCGGCTCGATGTCGCGGAACCCCGAGCCGGTCTTCGTGCCGAGCTCTCCGGCAGCGACCCGCTCCGCGAGGATCGCCGGTGTCGCGAAGCGCTCCGGGAATGTGCCCTGCAGCGAGGCGTAGCAGAAGGCGTACACGTCGAGGCCCGCCATGTCGGCGATCGCGAACGGCCCGAAGAACGGCAGGCGGAACCCGAACGTCGACCGGACGACGGCGTCGATGTCCTCCGGCGTCGCCACGCCCTCTTCGACGAGCTGGGTCGCCTCGTGGAACAGGGCGTACTGCAGACGGTTCAGCACGAACCCGGTGACATCCTTCACGCGCGCGGGCACCTTGCCCGACCCGGCGATGAGCTCCTCGGATGCCCGGATGGCCGCCTCGTCGGTCGCCGCGTGCGGGATGATCTCCACCCCGGGCACGAAGGGCGCGGGGTTGGAGAAGTGCACGCCGAGGAACCGTTCGGGTCGGGTGACGGCCTCGGCAAGGGCGGCGATGGAGATGGTCGAGGTGTTGCTGCCGATCACGGCCGCCGCCGGTGCGGCTTCCGAGATGCGTCGGAGCGTCTCGTGCTTGATCTCGATGCGTTCGGGCACCGCCTCCTCGACGAACTCGGCGTCGGCGACGGCCGCCTCGATGCTGTCGGCCGCCGAGATCCGGGAGGTGATGGTGTCGGTCGCTCCGAGCGTGAACAGACCCTGCTCCTCGAACTGGGCTGTCTCGGTGCGGATGCGCTCGAGGTTCGCCGCGGCGATCTCGGCCGTCACGTCGGAGATGACGACGTCGTGACCGCCGAGGGCGAACACCTGCGCCATCCCTCCGCCCATATAGCCGCTGCCGACGATCGCGATGCGGCTCATGCGGTCACCTCGCGGTCGTAGGCGTCGATCGCGGCGACCTTCGTCGCCGATGCGGATGCCGGGTCGAAACGGTAATCGAGCCACTCGTGGACGAGTCGCTTGGCGAGCTCCAGTCCGATCACGCGCTGCCCCATCGTCAGCACCTGGGCATTGTTGCTCAGCACGGAGCGCTCGACCGAGTAGCTGTCGTGAGCGGTGACGGCGCGCACCCCCCGCACCTTGTTCGCCGAGATCGCCACGCCGAGCCCGGTTCCGCAGATGAGGAGCGCACGATCGGCCTCCCCCTCCGCGACGCGCCGAGCGGCCTCGACCGCGACGTGGGGGTAGTCGGTGTGCTCATCGCCGCCCACGCCGACATCGGTCACCATCGCCACCCGCTCGTCTGCCTCGAGCAGCTCCTTCAGTGCGGTCTTGTACTCGTAGCCGGCGTCGTCGCTTCCGACGACGATCCGCAGGGTGTCGGTCATCACTGGTCCTTCCGGGATGTCTCGTCGTGCCCGGCGGTGCGGGCGATGGCGATGGCGATGAGGGCGAGCGAGGTCGCTCCCGCGTCGGGGTGGCCGACGCTCTTCTCTGCGAGCGGGCGGGCACGACCGAGTTTCGGGCGGAGCGCCGCCGTCTCCTCCGCCGCGGTCGACGCGGCCCCCGCCGCGGCGAGCAACGCCGCGGCGATCGAGCCCCCGGCCCGCAGGCGCTCCTCGAGCGTGCGGACGTACGGGTCGAGCGCGTCGACCATGGTCTTGTCGCCGACCGTCGCGCCGCCGCGAGAGGTGACGGCGTCGAGCGCTGCGCGGGCGGCGGCGCCCAGCGCCGCACGGTCGCCGACGTTGTCGTCGTCGAGTGCGCGCCCGACGGCCGCGAGCATCGCGCCCCACAGCGCGCCCGAGGTGCCCCCGGCCTTCTCACTCCACGCGTCTCCGGCGGTGGTGAGCATCGCGGAGAGGCCGACGGACGGATCAGCGGCGGTGGACGCGGCGTCGATGCCCGTGCGCATGCCGACACCGTGGTCGCCGTCCCCGGCGATGGCGTCGATGCGACCGAGCTCGGCTTCGTTCTCATGGATGACCGCGCGGGCGGCCTCGAGGTAGGTGAGCGCCGTCGCCGCGGCGGCACGTGACCAGTCCGATGCGGCCGCGACGTCGGCGGCGGCCACGTTTTCGGCGGCCTCCTCCTGCTCGTCGACCGGCGCGACCGGGGCGACGGCGCCCTTGCGGTACGCCGGCGTGTACGCCGGTGCGCCCCACAGCGGTTCGAGCTCATCGTCCAGCCAGAGCAGGGTTACCGATGCCCCCGCCATGTCGAGGCTCGTGACGAGTTCGCCGACCTCGGGCTCGACGACGGTCACCCCCGCGTCCCGCAGTCGCGCGGCGACATCGCCGAAGAGGACGAAGAGCTCTTCGTACTTCACCGAACCGAGGCCGTTGACGATGACCGCGGCTCGGTCGCCGCGGGGCTCGGGAACATCGGCCAGAAGCTGGTCGACGAGGATGCCGGCGAGCTCGGCGGAGCTCGTGCGCGGCACATCGCGGATGCCGGGCTCGCCGTGGATGCCGAGTCCGATCGACATCATCCCCTCCGGCACGGTGAACAGCGGTGCGTCCGCGCCCGGGAACGTGCACCCGCCGAAAGCGACGCCGAGGGTCCGGGTGCGGTGATTGGCGAGGCGCGCGAGCCGCTCCACCTCGTCGATGTCGTCACCGCGCTCCGCGGCAGCGCCTGCGACCTTGAACACGACGAAGTCGCCGGCGATGCCGCGACGCTTGTCGAGCTCGTCGATCGGGGCACTGGCGATGTCGTCGGTGCAGAGCACCGTCCGGGCGTCGATGCCCTCGGCGCGCAGGCGCTCCTCAGCCTCGCCGAAATGCAGCACGTCGCCGGCGTAGTTGCCGAAGCTGAACAGCACACCGCCGCCCCGATGGGCCGCCTTCGCCACGCGGTACGCCTGCCCCGCCGACGGCGAGGTGAAGATGTTCCCGCACACGGCACCGGCCGCGAGGCCCTGGCCGACGACCCCCGCGAACGCGGGGTAGTGGCCCGAGCCGCCGCCGACCACCACCGCGACGCTCCCCCGCGGTGCGGGCGCGGCGCGCACCACTCCCCCGTCGACAGCGCGGATGAGGCCCGGGTGGGCCGCCACGAACCCCGCGAGCGCCTGGGAGACGAACGCGGACGGGTCGTTGTGGATTCTCGTCATGCTGCACCTCTCTGTGCGTGGCCGATCTGACGCACCCGGCTGGCGCCGCGGGTGTACCCCCCGCGCTTGGGCAGCACGTGGCGTCGCAGGTAGTCGCGGTTGTCCGCGCAGACGGTCAGCCCGTCGCCGCCGTAGTTCTCGACGCAGATCACACCCTGGAACCCCTGCTCGATCGCGTACCGGAACGCTCGGCGGTAGTCGATGAGGCCGTACGCCAAGGGCGCGGGCACG
The Microbacterium sp. SLBN-154 DNA segment above includes these coding regions:
- a CDS encoding 3-hydroxyacyl-CoA dehydrogenase family protein, coding for MSRIAIVGSGYMGGGMAQVFALGGHDVVISDVTAEIAAANLERIRTETAQFEEQGLFTLGATDTITSRISAADSIEAAVADAEFVEEAVPERIEIKHETLRRISEAAPAAAVIGSNTSTISIAALAEAVTRPERFLGVHFSNPAPFVPGVEIIPHAATDEAAIRASEELIAGSGKVPARVKDVTGFVLNRLQYALFHEATQLVEEGVATPEDIDAVVRSTFGFRLPFFGPFAIADMAGLDVYAFCYASLQGTFPERFATPAILAERVAAGELGTKTGSGFRDIEPERIAELIAYRNRAYAKMAQLLDELGPSPFDAQ
- a CDS encoding dihydroxyacetone kinase family protein, with the translated sequence MTRIHNDPSAFVSQALAGFVAAHPGLIRAVDGGVVRAAPAPRGSVAVVVGGGSGHYPAFAGVVGQGLAAGAVCGNIFTSPSAGQAYRVAKAAHRGGGVLFSFGNYAGDVLHFGEAEERLRAEGIDARTVLCTDDIASAPIDELDKRRGIAGDFVVFKVAGAAAERGDDIDEVERLARLANHRTRTLGVAFGGCTFPGADAPLFTVPEGMMSIGLGIHGEPGIRDVPRTSSAELAGILVDQLLADVPEPRGDRAAVIVNGLGSVKYEELFVLFGDVAARLRDAGVTVVEPEVGELVTSLDMAGASVTLLWLDDELEPLWGAPAYTPAYRKGAVAPVAPVDEQEEAAENVAAADVAAASDWSRAAAATALTYLEAARAVIHENEAELGRIDAIAGDGDHGVGMRTGIDAASTAADPSVGLSAMLTTAGDAWSEKAGGTSGALWGAMLAAVGRALDDDNVGDRAALGAAARAALDAVTSRGGATVGDKTMVDALDPYVRTLEERLRAGGSIAAALLAAAGAASTAAEETAALRPKLGRARPLAEKSVGHPDAGATSLALIAIAIARTAGHDETSRKDQ
- a CDS encoding ribose-5-phosphate isomerase; protein product: MTDTLRIVVGSDDAGYEYKTALKELLEADERVAMVTDVGVGGDEHTDYPHVAVEAARRVAEGEADRALLICGTGLGVAISANKVRGVRAVTAHDSYSVERSVLSNNAQVLTMGQRVIGLELAKRLVHEWLDYRFDPASASATKVAAIDAYDREVTA
- a CDS encoding NAD(P)-binding domain-containing protein, whose translation is MTLLDLAPRTRTTPRLATLPVAIIGAGPIGLAAAAHLAERGIAFDVYEAGPAPASGVRLWGHTRLFSPWRHLIDQAAQRLLERRGWAAPADLDVAPTGHELADRLLEPLAALDEIAPHVHYGTRVLAVTREGMDRTRTAGRADTPFLLRLDRGGEIVDLTARAVIDASGTYTTPNPLASSGLDPLGAAEVSDRILHALPDVAGRDRARFAGRDVTVVGAGHSAANTLIALATLADEEPDTRVTWLIRNAGAVRVTTSPDDELTDRARLGSRVDALVDSGRIRRIDSFEISRVVAHEGGIRLLGTRRGEAALHDTDLVVAATGFRPDLAMLREIRLDLDEIVEAPRRLAPLIDPNVHTCGTVEPHGFAELRHPEPGFFLAGMKSYGRAPTFLLATGYEQVRSIVAWVAGDMAAATTVALTLPSTGVCSTDLGGSCC
- a CDS encoding arsenate reductase/protein-tyrosine-phosphatase family protein, producing the protein MSVASGMNGLLSNEAVLHRAAQRLAQSFTGMVNEETVERVVFESYAALARTATVSSHLPSVTEKFARDRLTALAQSKGLIAKPVPEILYVCVQNSGRSQMAAALTRHLAGERVHVRSAGSQPAAEINAQVVTVLAEIGVEVGDEFPKPLTDDVVRAADAVVTMGCGDACPLYPGKRYLDWQLADPADLDLDDVRRVRDDVRAHVEQLLGELVPGLAATPS
- a CDS encoding GNAT family N-acetyltransferase, which produces MTAADWPRVEAILAEGIAEGEATFESTVPSWEQFDGGKVAHPRLVAERDGRVVGWVAASRVSAREVYRGVIEHSVYVDSAARGFGIGIALLEEFLDAADQAGFWTVQSSIFPENVASLRLHERAGFRIVGTRERIARSTNGPHAGQWRSTVFLERRSRRNGR
- a CDS encoding arsenate reductase ArsC — translated: MSDKPTVLFVCVHNAGRSQMAAGFLRELGGDRVEVLSAGSAPKDQINPVAVEAMAEEGIDIAGQQPKVLTVEAVKESDVVITMGCGDACPIFPGKRYEDWELEDPAGQGIDAVRRIRDDIRGRIENLLSELTPASAS
- a CDS encoding metalloregulator ArsR/SmtB family transcription factor encodes the protein MSAGKDDAGLALLADPTRARILRMMRDSADGRVLVGRLAEALRLRQPTVSHHMAALHAEGIVRREKDGRRVWYSLDPAHEERVSALLGPAPDASGEADLSRVIDDLTARYRGVFSPETVTRYVTDSHRMLTAAGRPALEASRTAAFAASRLDDLTRIEGRAPDRPSVLFVCVQNAGRSQIAAGILRQLAGDRVVVRTAGSAPAADVRSSIVHALDEIGVPLGGEFPKPLSDEAVRAADWVITMGCGDACPVYPGRRYLDWEIEDPVGKPAATVRRIRDDIESRVRGLLSELPVTAA
- a CDS encoding aquaporin; protein product: MRPAVGRRALAEFLGTGLLVAVVVGSGIAAQRLSDDVGLQLLENSFATALGLGVLILLFAPVSGAHFNPVVSLTDALLGRADRSGLSPRTLGVYLVAQAAGGIGGAILANAMFDVQTSISTTDRATPATLLAEVVATAGLVMLIAGLTRTQRTIPVIATSVGAYIGAAYWFTSSTSFANPAVTLGRIFTDTFAGIAPVSAMWFAGAQLVGAIVAMGLIALLFPAEPRGATASHTR